From a region of the Pedosphaera parvula Ellin514 genome:
- the smpB gene encoding SsrA-binding protein SmpB, with amino-acid sequence MADILSNHKARRDYHILETFEAGIALKGTEVKSLRAGLGQIADAFARVENDQVFLYNVHIDEYRFGNRQNHEPKSARKLLLHKSEIRKLFGLASVKGNALFPLSFYWKNGKVKVALAVGKGKVEFDKRDDIKKRDADRELKRATMHHFKGK; translated from the coding sequence ATGGCGGACATTTTAAGTAATCATAAAGCACGCAGGGATTATCATATCCTGGAAACCTTCGAGGCAGGCATTGCGCTGAAGGGGACGGAGGTGAAGTCGTTGCGAGCGGGTTTGGGGCAAATCGCTGATGCATTTGCGCGCGTGGAGAATGATCAGGTGTTTCTTTATAACGTGCATATCGATGAATACCGCTTTGGGAATCGGCAGAATCATGAACCGAAGTCGGCCAGGAAGCTGTTGTTGCACAAGTCGGAGATCCGGAAGTTGTTCGGCCTGGCTTCGGTCAAAGGGAATGCGTTGTTTCCCCTCTCCTTTTATTGGAAGAACGGGAAGGTGAAGGTTGCGTTGGCGGTGGGCAAGGGCAAGGTGGAATTCGACAAGCGGGATGATATCAAGAAGCGGGATGCTGATCGGGAGTTGAAGCGCGCGACGATGCATCACTTCAAAGGTAAATAA